The Leucobacter rhizosphaerae genome includes a region encoding these proteins:
- the serB gene encoding phosphoserine phosphatase SerB — MSVAPLIVLDCDSTTIQDEVIELIAEVAGTRDQVAEVTERAMRGELDFAESLTERVATLAGTPESVFADAYGRIRRSPGIRELIAHVHGLGGKVAVVSGGFHEVLDPLAADLGLDFWRANRLEVVDGQLTGRTVGPIIDAAAKAAALTEWAEEAGIPLTATVAIGDGANDLEMMRIAALGVSYNGKPLVRERADVAIEDDLARVIPLLDRLG; from the coding sequence ATGAGCGTTGCACCCCTGATCGTCCTCGACTGCGACTCCACCACCATCCAGGACGAGGTGATCGAGCTCATCGCGGAGGTCGCCGGCACCCGCGACCAGGTCGCGGAGGTCACGGAGCGCGCGATGCGCGGCGAGCTGGACTTCGCCGAGAGCCTGACGGAGCGCGTTGCGACGCTCGCGGGCACCCCTGAGTCGGTCTTCGCGGACGCGTATGGGCGGATCCGCCGCTCCCCCGGCATCCGCGAGCTGATCGCGCACGTGCACGGGCTCGGAGGCAAGGTCGCCGTGGTCTCGGGCGGGTTCCACGAAGTGCTCGATCCTCTGGCCGCGGATCTCGGCCTCGACTTCTGGCGGGCGAACCGGCTCGAGGTGGTCGACGGACAGCTGACGGGCCGCACGGTCGGGCCGATCATCGACGCCGCCGCCAAGGCTGCGGCCCTCACCGAGTGGGCCGAGGAAGCCGGGATCCCGCTCACCGCCACGGTGGCGATCGGCGACGGTGCGAACGACCTCGAGATGATGCGGATCGCGGCGCTCGGCGTCTCCTACAACGGCAAGCCGCTCGTGCGCGAGCGGGCCGACGTGGCGATCGAGGACGACCTCGCGCGGGTGATCCCCCTCCTCGACCGCCTCGGCTGA
- the sufD gene encoding Fe-S cluster assembly protein SufD, with protein MTTAEATKTTAPEAGTEQHGLKAHSDGDWANRVPVQTRSERPTSTDVADFAEVTGREAVWKYTPVAKLGALLNGELDGSRIPVTVPAVAGATSEWIARDDARIGRAGVPEERGAAAAWSAFSEAHLVTISGEEHVTAIVRRDALDAAPRAAHTVVEATPHSRGLVILENTGSAQLSENVEIVVGDGAQLTLVSVQQWNDDAIHLSSHYATVGRDASFVHIVVSLGGGIVRLNPSIHLDHEGANGEAFGAYFADAGQHLEHQVYMDHNAPHTRSRVTYKGALQGEGAHTVWIGDVLIRQNANGTDSYEQNRNLVLTPGTRADSIPNLEIETGDIEGAGHASATGRFDDEHLFYLQSRGISEEEARKLVVRGFLLEVINQIGDDATEERLQAAIEAELAESTK; from the coding sequence ATGACGACAGCTGAAGCTACGAAGACGACGGCCCCCGAGGCCGGCACCGAGCAGCACGGTCTGAAGGCGCACTCCGACGGCGACTGGGCGAACCGCGTGCCGGTGCAGACCCGCTCCGAGCGCCCGACCTCGACCGACGTCGCCGATTTCGCCGAGGTCACGGGCCGCGAAGCGGTGTGGAAGTACACCCCCGTCGCCAAGCTCGGTGCCTTGCTGAACGGCGAACTCGACGGCTCGCGGATCCCGGTCACGGTGCCCGCGGTCGCGGGTGCGACGAGCGAGTGGATCGCTCGTGACGACGCGCGGATCGGCCGTGCCGGAGTGCCCGAGGAGCGCGGCGCCGCGGCAGCGTGGAGCGCCTTCTCCGAGGCGCACCTCGTGACGATCTCGGGGGAGGAGCACGTCACCGCGATCGTCCGTCGTGACGCGCTCGACGCCGCGCCCCGTGCGGCGCACACCGTGGTCGAGGCCACCCCGCACAGCCGCGGCCTCGTCATCCTCGAGAACACGGGCTCCGCCCAGCTCTCGGAGAACGTCGAGATCGTGGTCGGTGACGGCGCACAGCTCACGCTCGTGTCGGTCCAGCAGTGGAACGACGACGCGATCCATCTGTCGAGCCACTACGCCACCGTGGGCCGCGACGCGAGCTTCGTGCACATCGTCGTCTCGCTGGGCGGCGGCATCGTCCGCCTGAACCCGTCGATCCACCTCGATCACGAGGGTGCGAACGGCGAGGCTTTCGGCGCGTACTTCGCCGATGCCGGGCAGCACCTCGAGCACCAGGTCTACATGGACCACAATGCTCCCCACACCCGCAGCCGAGTCACCTACAAGGGTGCGCTGCAGGGCGAGGGCGCGCACACGGTGTGGATCGGCGACGTGCTGATCCGCCAGAATGCCAACGGCACCGACAGCTACGAGCAGAACCGCAACCTGGTGCTCACGCCCGGGACGCGCGCGGATTCGATCCCGAACCTCGAGATCGAGACCGGCGACATCGAGGGTGCCGGACACGCGTCCGCGACCGGCCGCTTCGACGACGAGCACCTGTTCTACCTGCAGAGCCGCGGCATCTCCGAGGAGGAGGCGCGCAAGCTCGTGGTCCGCGGGTTCCTGCTCGAGGTGATCAACCAGATCGGCGACGACGCGACCGAGGAGCGGCTCCAGGCCGCGATCGAGGCCGAGCTCGCTGAGAGCACGAAGTAA
- a CDS encoding non-heme iron oxygenase ferredoxin subunit, with the protein MPRQKVLALSELVQDQATRVVIDDVPIAVVLDANGAVHAIGDTCSHGQISLSEGFVEGDTLECWAHGSAFSLCTGIPQNLPAYEPVPVYVVEIENGDVYIDPNVTKEIEQ; encoded by the coding sequence ATGCCCCGACAGAAGGTGCTCGCGCTGAGCGAGTTGGTGCAGGATCAGGCCACCCGCGTGGTCATTGACGATGTTCCGATCGCCGTGGTGCTGGACGCGAACGGTGCGGTCCACGCCATCGGAGATACCTGCAGCCACGGGCAGATCAGTCTGTCCGAGGGCTTCGTCGAGGGTGACACGCTCGAGTGCTGGGCCCACGGCTCCGCGTTCTCGCTGTGCACCGGCATTCCGCAGAACCTTCCGGCGTACGAGCCGGTTCCCGTCTATGTGGTCGAGATCGAAAACGGCGACGTGTACATCGACCCCAACGTAACGAAAGAGATTGAACAATGA
- a CDS encoding DUF5302 domain-containing protein, with product MTSESDEQRDAAEESKRKFREALERKKQQSSQPRGSGQRSGGGRVGQAHGPVSHQREFRRKSG from the coding sequence ATGACGTCGGAATCTGACGAACAGCGTGACGCTGCGGAGGAGTCGAAGCGGAAGTTTCGCGAGGCGCTCGAGCGCAAGAAGCAGCAGAGCAGCCAGCCGCGCGGCTCCGGTCAGCGCAGTGGCGGCGGCCGGGTGGGTCAGGCTCACGGGCCGGTGAGCCACCAGCGGGAGTTCCGCCGCAAGAGCGGATAA
- a CDS encoding metal-sulfur cluster assembly factor, whose product MSEETTTVPHTIDPEFREQAIEALKNVSDPELGVNIVDLGLIYDLAFDEEHDALVISMTLTSAGCPLTDVIENDIAEALDGLVTAFRINWVWMPPWTPERITDDGRDMMRALGFSI is encoded by the coding sequence ATGAGCGAAGAGACGACGACCGTGCCGCACACGATCGATCCCGAGTTCCGCGAACAGGCGATCGAGGCGCTGAAGAACGTCTCGGACCCCGAGCTCGGTGTGAACATCGTCGATCTCGGCCTGATCTACGATCTCGCGTTCGATGAGGAGCACGACGCGCTGGTCATCAGCATGACGCTGACCAGCGCCGGCTGCCCCCTCACCGACGTGATCGAGAACGACATCGCCGAGGCGCTCGACGGGCTCGTCACGGCCTTCCGCATCAACTGGGTGTGGATGCCGCCGTGGACGCCGGAGCGCATCACCGACGACGGCCGAGACATGATGAGAGCGTTGGGTTTCTCGATCTAG
- a CDS encoding type B 50S ribosomal protein L31, which translates to MKTDIHPEYNAIVFRDLASGETFLTRSTLGSSKTIELDGETYPVIDVEISSASHPFYTGKQRIMDSAGRVERFNQRFKGFGA; encoded by the coding sequence ATGAAGACCGACATCCACCCCGAGTACAACGCCATCGTCTTCCGCGATCTGGCTTCGGGAGAGACCTTCCTCACCCGCTCGACCCTCGGCAGCAGCAAGACGATCGAGCTCGACGGTGAGACCTACCCGGTGATCGACGTCGAGATCTCCAGCGCCTCGCATCCGTTCTACACGGGCAAGCAGCGCATCATGGACTCCGCCGGCCGCGTCGAGCGCTTCAACCAGCGCTTCAAGGGCTTCGGCGCCTAA
- a CDS encoding ABC-F family ATP-binding cassette domain-containing protein, which produces MITVEDLAIDVGARRLMSGVTFRVNPGDKIGLVGRNGAGKTTLTRTLSGELAPAEGSISVNGELGFLPQDPRTGDPDQLARHRILDARGLGTLTKNMSQATLDMASDDPAVAEKAMKRFGNLTDRFHALGGYAAESEAASISNNLGLPDRILDQPLGTLSGGQRRRIELARILFSDADTMILDEPTNHLDADSIVWLREFLKTYKGGVIVISHDIELVGETVNRVFYLDANRQVIDIYNMGWKLYLRQRAADEERRRKERSNVEKKASVLKDQAARFGAKASKAAAAHQMVARAEKMLSGLDEVRQVERVAKLRFPDPAPCGKTPLMAEGLSKSYGSLEIFAGVDLAIDRGAKVVILGLNGAGKTTLLRLLAQVDEADTGQIIAGHGLKVGYYAQEHETLDVKASVLQNMISVSRHLTETEARKVLGSFLFTGDDVHKPAGVLSGGEKTRLALAMLVVSSANVLLLDEPTNNLDPASREEILDALAHFTGAVVLVSHDQGAVEALNPERVLIMPDATEDHWSKDYLELIELA; this is translated from the coding sequence GTGATCACCGTCGAAGATCTCGCGATCGATGTGGGCGCCCGCCGTTTGATGTCGGGGGTCACGTTCCGGGTGAACCCGGGAGACAAGATCGGGCTCGTCGGCCGCAACGGCGCCGGCAAGACCACCCTCACGCGGACCCTCTCCGGTGAGCTCGCGCCGGCCGAGGGGAGCATCTCGGTCAACGGCGAACTCGGCTTCCTGCCCCAGGATCCGCGCACCGGCGACCCCGATCAGCTCGCGCGGCACCGGATCCTCGACGCCCGCGGCCTCGGCACGCTCACGAAGAACATGTCCCAGGCGACCCTCGACATGGCGTCGGACGATCCCGCAGTGGCCGAGAAGGCGATGAAGCGCTTCGGCAATCTCACCGACCGCTTCCACGCGCTGGGCGGATACGCCGCCGAGTCGGAGGCCGCCTCGATCTCGAACAACCTCGGGCTTCCGGACCGGATCCTCGACCAGCCGCTCGGCACCCTCTCGGGGGGTCAACGCCGACGCATCGAACTCGCCCGGATCCTGTTCTCCGACGCCGACACGATGATCCTCGACGAGCCGACCAACCACCTCGACGCCGACTCCATCGTCTGGCTCCGCGAGTTCTTGAAGACGTACAAGGGCGGTGTCATCGTCATCAGCCACGACATCGAGCTCGTGGGCGAGACCGTCAATCGTGTGTTCTACCTCGATGCGAACCGCCAGGTCATCGACATCTACAACATGGGCTGGAAGCTCTACCTCCGCCAGCGCGCCGCCGACGAGGAGCGCCGCCGCAAGGAGCGCTCGAACGTCGAGAAGAAGGCCTCCGTGCTGAAGGATCAGGCCGCGCGCTTCGGGGCGAAGGCGTCGAAGGCCGCTGCCGCCCACCAGATGGTGGCGCGCGCCGAGAAGATGCTCTCCGGACTCGACGAAGTGCGTCAGGTCGAGCGGGTGGCGAAGCTGCGCTTCCCGGATCCCGCACCCTGCGGCAAGACGCCGCTCATGGCCGAGGGGCTCTCGAAATCCTACGGGTCGCTCGAGATCTTCGCGGGAGTCGACCTCGCGATCGACCGCGGCGCGAAGGTCGTCATCCTCGGCCTCAACGGCGCCGGCAAGACCACGCTCCTGCGCCTGCTCGCGCAGGTCGACGAGGCCGACACCGGTCAGATCATCGCGGGTCACGGGCTGAAGGTGGGCTACTACGCCCAGGAGCACGAGACGCTCGACGTCAAGGCGAGTGTGCTGCAGAACATGATCTCGGTGTCGCGCCACCTCACCGAGACCGAGGCGCGCAAGGTGCTCGGGTCCTTCCTCTTCACCGGCGACGACGTCCACAAGCCGGCCGGAGTGCTCTCCGGCGGCGAGAAGACGCGACTCGCACTCGCCATGCTGGTGGTGTCGAGCGCCAACGTGCTGCTCCTCGACGAGCCCACGAACAACCTCGACCCGGCGAGCCGCGAGGAGATCCTGGACGCACTCGCGCACTTCACCGGCGCCGTCGTGCTCGTCTCCCACGACCAGGGCGCCGTCGAGGCGCTGAACCCCGAGCGCGTGCTGATCATGCCCGACGCGACCGAGGACCACTGGTCGAAGGACTACCTCGAACTGATCGAGCTCGCGTAG
- a CDS encoding ABC transporter ATP-binding protein: MVNVLRFSDVSYLRNGRPILDSIDWAVEDSERWVILGPNGAGKTTLMKLATANDYPSSGTVDVLDKRLGRVDIFELRNRLGFVSSATARRIPANELVRDLVLTAAYSVEGRWNEHYDDIDIRQAERILAEWDLGDFADHPFGTLSDGERKRAMIARSVMTDPELLLLDEPSASLDLGARERLLQMLSGFAQSPSSPAMVMVTHHVEEVPPGFTHVLMLRGGRIQAVGPIAETLTAANLEATFGMPFELTVSGGRYAAVARPE, encoded by the coding sequence ATGGTCAACGTGCTTCGATTCAGTGATGTCTCCTATCTGCGCAATGGTCGGCCCATCCTCGACAGCATCGACTGGGCCGTCGAGGACTCCGAGCGCTGGGTGATCCTCGGCCCGAACGGCGCCGGCAAGACGACGCTGATGAAGCTCGCGACGGCCAACGACTACCCGTCCTCGGGCACGGTCGACGTGCTGGACAAGCGACTCGGCCGAGTCGACATCTTCGAGCTGCGGAATCGGCTCGGGTTCGTATCGTCCGCGACAGCGCGCAGGATCCCCGCGAACGAGCTCGTGCGCGATCTCGTGCTGACCGCCGCGTACTCCGTCGAGGGTCGCTGGAACGAGCACTACGACGACATCGACATCCGTCAGGCCGAGCGGATCCTGGCGGAGTGGGATCTCGGCGACTTCGCCGACCACCCGTTCGGCACGCTCAGCGACGGCGAGCGGAAGCGGGCGATGATCGCGCGCTCCGTGATGACCGATCCCGAGCTGCTCCTGCTCGACGAGCCCAGCGCGAGCCTCGATCTCGGGGCCCGCGAGCGCCTGCTGCAGATGCTCTCGGGCTTCGCGCAGTCGCCGAGCTCGCCGGCGATGGTCATGGTCACCCACCACGTCGAGGAGGTGCCCCCCGGGTTCACGCACGTGCTGATGCTCCGCGGCGGGCGGATCCAGGCGGTCGGTCCCATCGCAGAGACGCTCACGGCCGCGAACCTCGAGGCGACCTTCGGCATGCCGTTCGAGCTGACCGTCTCCGGCGGACGCTACGCGGCGGTGGCGCGCCCGGAATAA
- a CDS encoding cutinase family protein yields the protein MTLEFAHRRRLAALAAGAGIAALLLLTGCAPTLDPEEARQSLSEVTQDPAPPAADEVYDSALHPEPVVEAQECSAVLVITVRGTGEPTKGQLLSPVARAITKAQPDDVVSIDLDYPADTDVKEGGTRGVRVLVDTLNVQAEACPEQRTVLLGYSQGSMVIGDALVVPDDRMIGATVGELTDAARDQVFAVVLYGDPRFEGDEPFNVGDFDPELNGIMPRPEGALDAFADRISDFCVAGDVVCQATLDVSEDEHVAYYSNGMQQDGADVVIERMERLPASTWATSDRSTPTPSPSPSDAP from the coding sequence ATGACCCTGGAATTCGCACACCGACGCCGCCTGGCGGCTCTGGCCGCCGGCGCCGGCATCGCGGCCTTGCTGCTGCTCACCGGGTGTGCGCCGACGCTCGACCCGGAGGAGGCGCGCCAGTCCCTCTCCGAGGTGACGCAGGATCCCGCGCCGCCCGCCGCGGACGAGGTCTACGACAGTGCTCTGCACCCCGAGCCGGTGGTCGAGGCGCAGGAGTGCTCCGCGGTGCTCGTCATCACCGTGCGCGGAACCGGGGAGCCGACGAAGGGGCAGCTCCTCTCCCCCGTCGCGCGTGCGATCACGAAGGCCCAGCCCGACGACGTCGTGTCCATCGACCTGGACTACCCGGCGGACACGGACGTGAAGGAGGGCGGTACGCGCGGCGTGCGGGTGCTCGTCGACACGCTCAACGTGCAGGCCGAGGCGTGCCCCGAGCAGCGCACCGTGCTGCTCGGATACTCGCAGGGATCCATGGTGATCGGTGACGCGCTGGTCGTACCCGATGACCGCATGATTGGTGCGACGGTCGGTGAGCTGACGGACGCGGCCCGCGACCAGGTGTTCGCGGTCGTGCTCTACGGCGATCCGCGATTCGAGGGCGACGAGCCGTTCAATGTGGGCGACTTCGACCCGGAACTGAACGGGATCATGCCGCGGCCCGAGGGCGCCCTCGACGCGTTTGCCGATCGCATCAGCGACTTCTGCGTCGCCGGTGATGTCGTGTGCCAGGCGACGCTCGACGTCAGCGAGGACGAGCACGTCGCGTACTACAGCAACGGCATGCAGCAGGACGGCGCCGACGTGGTCATCGAGCGGATGGAGCGGCTGCCGGCGTCGACGTGGGCGACCTCGGACCGCTCGACGCCGACACCGTCGCCCTCGCCGTCCGACGCGCCCTAA
- the sufC gene encoding Fe-S cluster assembly ATPase SufC yields MSSVLEIKDLHVSVETEQGQKQILRGVDLTLTQGQTHAIMGPNGSGKSTLAYAIAGHPRYEVTGGSILLDGEEVLEMGVDERAQAGLFLAMQYPVEIPGVTNANFLRTAKTAIDGEAPPIRTWMKDVKSAMQDLRMDESFASRNVNEGFSGGEKKRNEILQLELLKPKFAVLDETDSGLDVDALKIVSEGVNRAKDTTGLGVLLITHYTRILRYIKPDFVHVFVNGRVAEEGGPELANRLEEEGYDRFLVDA; encoded by the coding sequence ATGAGCTCCGTTCTTGAGATCAAGGACCTGCATGTCAGCGTCGAAACCGAGCAGGGTCAGAAGCAGATCCTCCGCGGCGTCGACCTCACCCTGACCCAGGGTCAGACCCACGCCATCATGGGCCCCAACGGCTCCGGCAAGTCCACGCTCGCCTACGCCATCGCGGGCCACCCGCGCTACGAGGTCACGGGCGGATCCATTCTGCTCGACGGCGAAGAGGTGCTGGAGATGGGCGTCGACGAGCGGGCGCAGGCCGGCCTGTTCCTCGCCATGCAGTACCCGGTCGAGATCCCCGGTGTCACCAACGCCAACTTCCTCCGCACCGCCAAGACCGCGATCGACGGCGAAGCACCGCCCATCCGCACCTGGATGAAGGACGTCAAGTCGGCGATGCAGGACCTGCGCATGGACGAGTCCTTCGCGTCGCGCAACGTGAACGAGGGCTTCTCCGGCGGCGAGAAGAAGCGGAACGAGATCCTGCAGCTCGAGCTGCTGAAGCCGAAGTTCGCGGTGCTCGACGAAACCGACTCCGGCCTCGACGTCGACGCGCTGAAGATCGTCTCGGAGGGAGTGAACCGCGCGAAGGACACCACCGGCCTCGGTGTGTTGCTCATCACGCACTACACGCGCATCCTGCGCTACATCAAGCCCGACTTCGTGCACGTCTTCGTCAACGGCCGCGTGGCCGAGGAGGGCGGCCCTGAGCTCGCGAACCGGCTCGAGGAAGAGGGCTACGACCGCTTCCTCGTGGACGCCTGA
- a CDS encoding isocitrate lyase/PEP mutase family protein, giving the protein MTEITSTRSLNRVAEDARTLAALTEAPEILRVVNVWDPVSTRVISELPGTRAIATAGHSIAASHGYADGEQIPLDLMIAAIARIVAATDHPVTADLDGGYGNAGETARRAMGVGVSGANIEDQLRPLEESAALVADVVAAGEQEGVAFALNARTDAFVRGGDRPLDEIIADAIARGRAYLDAGATSIFVPGILNAEVTRALVDGIGDRKISVIGLPGALSAAEYERLGVARISYGPMPQNVALTALKRLGTSLLADGSIPDDTEQLNNF; this is encoded by the coding sequence ATGACTGAGATCACGAGCACCCGTTCCCTGAACCGTGTCGCCGAGGACGCCCGCACCCTCGCTGCCCTGACCGAGGCACCGGAGATTCTCCGCGTCGTCAACGTCTGGGATCCCGTGAGCACCCGCGTGATCTCGGAGCTGCCGGGCACCCGTGCGATCGCGACCGCGGGCCACAGCATCGCCGCGAGCCACGGCTACGCGGACGGCGAGCAGATCCCGCTCGACCTCATGATCGCGGCCATCGCGCGGATCGTCGCCGCAACGGACCACCCCGTGACCGCGGATCTCGACGGCGGGTACGGCAACGCGGGCGAGACCGCACGGCGCGCCATGGGCGTCGGCGTCTCGGGCGCGAACATCGAGGATCAGCTCCGGCCGCTCGAGGAGTCGGCGGCTCTCGTGGCCGACGTCGTCGCGGCGGGGGAGCAGGAGGGCGTCGCGTTCGCGCTGAACGCCCGGACCGACGCCTTCGTGCGCGGCGGCGACCGCCCGCTCGACGAGATCATCGCCGACGCGATCGCGCGCGGTCGTGCCTATCTCGACGCCGGGGCCACGAGCATCTTCGTGCCCGGGATCCTGAACGCGGAGGTCACTCGGGCCCTCGTCGACGGCATCGGAGACCGCAAGATCAGCGTGATCGGACTGCCGGGGGCGCTCTCCGCGGCCGAGTACGAGCGGCTCGGCGTCGCACGCATCTCGTACGGCCCGATGCCGCAGAACGTGGCGCTGACGGCGCTCAAGCGGCTCGGCACCTCGCTCCTCGCCGACGGATCAATCCCCGACGACACGGAGCAGCTCAACAACTTCTGA
- a CDS encoding SURF1 family cytochrome oxidase biogenesis protein, with the protein MTDPSAPAVGWTFLRSRRWIGYFAMLLVFSIACVWLGNWQFERRAEARAEIERLDANYGAPPVALAEEVPVLDAFDEDTRKWRTAAVTGEYLGAPYLARNRPGPQGVGSDLIQPLRTTDGAIFFVNRGWVPVDGSDADSGTIGADELPQPPSGVVEVEVRLRASEPEVPGRTSSGSTVASIDLPELARLTDSEGEAYTGAYGMLVSESPAGDHGVLPPKPERDEGPHLSYALQWYVFILIAAIGVAFAARQEYRGLNAGSTAVRAQDRRRDARKSRRGPSDADVEDAMLDA; encoded by the coding sequence ATGACTGATCCTTCCGCACCCGCCGTGGGGTGGACCTTCCTGCGATCCCGCCGCTGGATCGGCTACTTCGCCATGCTGCTCGTCTTCTCGATCGCGTGCGTGTGGCTCGGCAACTGGCAGTTCGAGCGGCGCGCCGAGGCGCGGGCGGAGATCGAACGGCTCGACGCGAACTACGGTGCGCCCCCGGTGGCGCTCGCAGAGGAAGTGCCGGTGCTCGACGCGTTCGACGAGGACACGCGGAAGTGGCGCACGGCCGCGGTGACGGGAGAGTACCTCGGCGCACCGTACCTCGCCCGCAATCGCCCCGGACCGCAGGGAGTCGGATCGGATCTCATCCAACCGCTGCGGACGACCGATGGCGCGATCTTCTTCGTGAATCGCGGCTGGGTGCCGGTCGACGGCAGCGACGCCGACTCCGGCACGATCGGCGCCGACGAGCTCCCGCAGCCCCCGAGCGGGGTGGTGGAGGTCGAGGTGCGGTTGCGGGCGTCCGAGCCCGAGGTGCCCGGTCGTACCTCGTCCGGCAGCACCGTCGCCAGCATCGACCTGCCCGAGCTGGCGCGGCTGACGGACTCGGAGGGTGAGGCCTACACGGGGGCCTACGGCATGCTGGTGTCGGAGTCGCCCGCGGGCGATCACGGCGTGCTGCCGCCCAAACCCGAGCGCGACGAGGGGCCGCACCTGTCGTACGCGCTGCAGTGGTACGTTTTTATTCTGATCGCAGCGATCGGCGTCGCCTTCGCGGCGCGACAGGAGTACCGGGGACTCAACGCGGGGAGCACGGCCGTGCGGGCGCAGGATCGTCGCCGGGACGCTCGCAAGTCTCGACGGGGGCCGAGCGACGCCGACGTCGAGGACGCGATGCTCGACGCTTGA
- a CDS encoding DUF3099 domain-containing protein — MAKSYSVTSAGVNPTEDRAHRMRMYFIAMSLRVACVVSLFWVRGWWVLAVAAGAVLLPWFAVLVGNAVAHGGEEAVEAPEPLQLAGAEPEEPVEDPASTLLVVDVEPERRASAPATESTADPDPGPPAAPEGTR; from the coding sequence ATGGCCAAGAGTTACAGCGTGACATCGGCGGGAGTGAACCCCACCGAGGATCGCGCGCACCGTATGCGCATGTACTTCATTGCCATGTCGCTCCGCGTCGCCTGCGTGGTCTCCCTGTTCTGGGTGCGCGGCTGGTGGGTGCTGGCCGTCGCCGCGGGTGCCGTACTGCTCCCCTGGTTCGCCGTGCTGGTCGGCAATGCTGTCGCCCACGGCGGCGAGGAAGCGGTGGAGGCGCCGGAACCGCTGCAGCTCGCGGGTGCCGAACCCGAGGAACCCGTCGAGGACCCGGCTTCCACCCTGCTCGTCGTCGATGTGGAGCCCGAACGACGCGCCTCTGCTCCCGCGACCGAGTCGACCGCGGATCCGGATCCGGGCCCGCCCGCTGCACCGGAGGGAACGCGGTGA
- the fabG gene encoding 3-oxoacyl-ACP reductase FabG, translated as MSTSRTVLVTGGNRGIGFAIAERLIADGHRVAVTSRSGQGPEGSLTVRAEMTDAASIDTAFSQVEAELGPVEIVVANAGITKDTLLLRMSEEEFTSVIDTNLTGTFRVVKRAAKGLLKGRFGRVILISSVVGLYGSPGQINYSSSKAALVGFARSLTRELGARNITANVIAPGFIETDMTAALDDAQQQQYLSQIPAARFGQVAEIAGAASFLAGDDAAYISGAVIPVDGGLGMGH; from the coding sequence ATGAGCACCTCCCGCACCGTTCTCGTCACCGGCGGCAACCGCGGTATCGGCTTCGCCATCGCCGAGCGCCTGATCGCCGACGGCCACCGCGTTGCCGTCACGTCCCGCTCCGGGCAGGGTCCCGAGGGATCGCTCACGGTGCGGGCGGAAATGACGGACGCGGCGTCGATCGACACCGCGTTCTCGCAGGTCGAGGCCGAGCTGGGCCCGGTCGAGATCGTGGTCGCGAACGCGGGAATCACAAAGGACACCCTCCTGCTCCGGATGTCCGAGGAGGAGTTCACGAGTGTCATCGACACGAACCTCACCGGCACCTTCCGGGTCGTCAAGCGCGCCGCGAAGGGGCTCCTGAAGGGTCGCTTCGGTCGGGTGATCCTCATCTCGAGTGTCGTCGGACTCTACGGATCGCCCGGGCAGATCAACTACTCGTCCTCGAAGGCGGCGCTCGTCGGCTTCGCCCGCTCGCTCACCCGTGAGCTCGGAGCGCGCAACATCACCGCGAACGTCATTGCTCCCGGCTTCATCGAGACCGACATGACGGCCGCCCTCGACGACGCGCAGCAGCAGCAGTACCTGTCCCAGATCCCCGCGGCCCGGTTCGGCCAGGTCGCCGAAATCGCGGGTGCGGCCTCGTTCCTCGCGGGCGACGACGCCGCCTACATCTCGGGCGCCGTGATCCCGGTCGACGGCGGTCTCGGCATGGGGCACTGA